A stretch of DNA from Pseudonocardia hierapolitana:
TGCGGGCGTGATCCGACCCGCCGTGTTCCGGGGCTCGCGTTCCGGGGCTACGGCGTCCAGCGGGCGTGCAACGTCTGCGGCTTTCGGAACACCAGACCCGACGGTGCGGCCGGTTGTCGCTCGTCCAGCGCCAGGCCGGGCAGCTCGACGAGCGCGGTGCGGACGCCGATCAGCGTCTCCAGCCTCGCCAGGTCCATCGCCAGGCAGACGTGGGGGCCGTGCGCGAAGGCGAGGTGCTTGCGGGCGTTCGCGCGACGCACGTCGAACGCGTCCGGGTCGGGGAACGTCGCGGGGTCGCGGTTGGCGCCGGCGAGCGACACGGTCACCGCGTCGCCCCGCCGGATCGGCGCACCCGCCACCTCGACGTCGCGGGTCGCGTACCGGTCGACGACCGCGGCCGCGGGTTCGAGCCGCAGCGACTCCTCGACGGCGTTCGGGAGCAGGTCGAGGTCGGCGCGCACGGCGGCGAGCTGATCGGGATGGCGCAGCAGGTGCCAGAGCAGGTTGAGGATCATGCCCTCGGTGGTCTCGATGCCGCCGAACAGCAGGACGGCGGCGTTGGACACCACCTCGTCCTTCCCGAGGCCGCCTGCCGCGACGTCGGCGAGCAACGAGCCGTTCTCGTCGATGCCGCCGAGCACGTGCCCGGCGAGTGCCTCGAACGCCGCGGCGGCCTCGGCCGGCACCGGGCGACCGGCGGTCACGTCGGACACGGCGGCGACGAAGGTCGAGTACCACCGCAGGACGGTGGTGGAGTCGACGTCCGGCAGGCCCAACGTCTCGGCGACCACGTGCACCGCGAGCGGTCCCGCGAAGCGCGAGCGCAGCTCCGCGCGGCCCGCCGGCCGGATCGCGGCCACCAGGTCGGCGGCCAGCTCCGCGACCCGTGGTGTGAAGCGGCGCGCCACCTCGACCGGGCGGAAGGGACCCGCGAACGGCTTGCGCGCCGCGGTGTGCGCGGGCCCGTCCAGCGACAGCATGCTCGGCCCCACCACCTGCGCCGTGGAGAACCGGGGATCGTCCACGGTGAACGTCCGCGCGTCGCGCAGCACGCGCAGGGCGGCATCGCGGCTGGTCACCAGCCAGCACCCGAGCTCCGGCACCCACGAGACCGGTTCGGTGGCGCGCAGCCCGGCGAGTGTGGGATGCGGGTTCGCGGTGAACGCGGCGATGTTCACGCGATCACCCCTTGCGGCGGCGCTTGCCGAACACGGTGACGAACATGTAGTCCTTCCCCGCGGCGTGCGGGGAGAAGAAGTCGATCACCTCGTCGTCGAAGGAGGTCGAGCCCACCGCGCCGAGCCCCAGCGCGTGCGTGCCGAGGTGCAGCTTGCCGGCGTGCAGGGCGCCCTCGAGCTGCGCGAGCCGGTAGCCGCGGTCGCCGTAGCGGTCCAGGATCGACGGCAGGTGCGCGAGGTAGTAGAGGTTCACGTGCGCGTCGCCCGCGTACTTCTGGTTCGCGGCGATGCGGGTGGCCTGCTCGCGGAATGTGCCCGCCCTGACGAGCTCGACCGCGTTCCGCGCCGGGTGGTGGAGGTAGACGCCCGGGGCCAGACCCTGGACGGCGTTGACGATCAGGTAGAGGTCGGTGAGCGGTGCACCCGGGGTGAGCACGTCCGATGCGACGCCACGCGTCGAGCGCTGCAGCAGCGTGGAGAACGCCTCGAACGGGATCTCGACGTCGGTGTCGTAGTTCCGGGTGGAGCGCCGCCGGAAGATGATCTGCTCCGCAGGCCTGGGATCGAGCTGGTCGACGGGCAGGGGGCGCAGCTCGGTGAGCTCGCCGGTCGGCAGGGAAGCCGGCCGGTGCCACCGCCGCGACCGCCACTGCGCGGCCTCCTCGACGCTCCGCAGGGTCGACGCCAGGTGCATGTCGGTGATCGCGTGGAAGGTCACCTCGGCCGGCGACAGCCGCCTCGTGGGGAGGTCGAGCGGACCGAATCCCGGCGCGGGCGGCGGTGCGGTTCCGGTGCGGCCGAGCGCGACGAGCGCCACCGCGGACTCGCGCCGCCCGTCGATCCCGAGCAGCTCGGCGACGGCCGCGTCGGCGTAGGAGAACACGAGCGACGTTCCGACGTGCGCCGACGCCGCCACCGCGAGGATGTGCGAGAGCGACGTGCCCGCGTCCCAGAACGCGTGCCGGTAGGCGCGCTCGCGGTAGCGCCACGCGTTGCGCCAGAACGTGCTCGTCATCGCCATCACAACGGGGGCAGCGGCGATCGACGGCTCGTTCCCGGTGGCCTCCACGAGCGCGCCGCGGAAGTCGCCTGCGCGCAGCAGGCGCAGGCTGTGGTCGAGCGCGGAGTAGTGGTAGACGCCTGCGTCGAGGTCGGCGAGGTCGGTGCAGACGAAGTACAGCTCGAGGTGGTACTGGGCTCCGGTGCCGCCTGCGGTGCGGTACTGGTGGACTCGCCCGTCGGGCGTGGTCCATGTCCGGTCGAGCGAGCCGTTCGTGAGCAGCCCGAGCCTGCCGAGCAGCGCCCGGTCGGGGACGACGTGCGAGTCCTCGGCCCCCGTGGCGGCGATGGCCTCGAGCGCCGGCGGGCCCGTGTCCGGCAGGTCGCGGGTCAGGTCGATCGGCGGCGGTGTCTCGTACACCTTGTACAGGAACGGCTTGATGTCCCAGTCCTTCTGCCAGATCGCCGCGGTCCGTACGGCCGGGTCGCCGATGCCGATGCGCTCGTCACCCGGCTCGGCGTCGCTGAGCGAGTAGTACTTCGTCAGGTCGTGGAACGCTGCTGCCTGGTGCGTGTCGTCGGCCACCTCACCCAGTCTGCCGCCGATCAACCACCTGCACAGCTGACGATCAGAGGCCTTGCTCGCGCAGGTCGAGCCATGCGACCTGCTCCGGTGTCAGCTGCACCCTCGCCGCATCCGTCGAGGAGCACGTCTCGTCGACCGAGCGCGGCCCGATCAGGGCGAACGTCGGGAAGGGCTGCGCGAGGACGTAGGCCAGCGCGATCGCGGTGGGCGCGACGCCCAGCTCCGCACCGAGCGTTCGGGCTCTGGCGAGGCGTTCGAAGTTGCCGTCGCTGTAGTAGCAGCGGACGAGCTCGGCGTCGGAGCGGTCGTCCGGTGCCGCGCGGCCGGTGAAGAACCCGCGCGCCTGCGACGACCACGGGAAGAGCGGCGTGGCGGTACGTTCGAACCACTGGCGGTCGGCGTCGTCGGTGACGTGCTCGCAGCCCGCCCACGGCACGTCGAGCGCACGGGCGAGCCCGAAGTGGTTGCTCACGGCGGCGAAGCCCCGCTTGCCGTGGGCCGCCGCGTACGCGTTCGCCTCCTCGATCCGCTCGATGGTCCAGTTGGAGCCGCCGAAGACGCCGATGCGACCGGCCTCGGCGTGCTCGTCGAGCACGTCGACGAACTCCCCGACGGGAACGTCGACGTTGTCGCGATGCAGGAAGTAGATGTCGACGCGGTCGGTCTGCAGGCGCTCGAGGCTCTCGAACAGATGGCTGGTGACGGACGGCGGGTCGCAGTGCGGCGTGTGCGCGCCCTTCCCGATCACGACGACGTCGTCGCGGACGCCGCGGTCGGCGATCCACCGGCCGAGCAGCCGCTCCGGGAGCCCGTCCGCGTAGTGGTAGGCGGTGTCGAAGGCGTTGCCCCCACGCGCGACGAAGTCGTCGAACATGGCGGCGGCGTGCGACGACGTCCGCTGGTTGTCGCAGCCCATGACGAGGCGGGAGATGTCACGGTCGACGCCGGGGATCCGGCCGGTGGGCAGTGGGGTGCGCGCATCGATCACCGCCTCATCCTGCACCGATCATCCCCCGTTCGGGGACGGCCCGGTGGCCTCGGGTGCGAGCCCGAACGTGGCGAGGACGGCGGCGGCTGCCTGGGGGTCGCCCAGAGCTCGGAGGTGCTCCGCGAGAGCGCGCGCGTTGGCGAGGGTGCCGGGGTGCTGGTCGCCGAGGACACGCCGGCGGCGGTCGAGGGTGTCCCGGTCGATGTCGCGGGCTCGCTGGTGGTCGCCCAGCGCATGCAGGTCGGCGGCGAGGTTGTTGGCGGAGTTGAGGGTCTTGGGGTGGTCGTCGCCGAGGATGCGGCGGCGGCGGGCGAGCGTGTCCTCGTCGAGCTCGCGGGCCCGCTGGTGCTCGCCGAGCTCGCGCAGGTCGATCGCGAGGTTGTGCGCGTTGGCGAGGGTGTCGGGGTGGTCGTCGCCGAGGATGCGGCGGCGGCGGGCCAGCGAGTCCTCGTCGAGCTCGCGGGCCCGCTGGAACTCGCCCAGCGCGCGGAGGTCGGTCCCGAGGAAATGGGCGGACTCCAGCGTCTGGATGTCGTCGCCACCGAGGACACGGAGGCGCCCGAGGAAGGCGAGCTCGTCCAGTTCGCGGGCCTTCCGGAAATCGCCCAGCGCCCGGTAGTCCCCGGCGAGGGTGCTGGCATTGGCCAGGGTGCCGAGGTGGTCGTCGCCGAGCACGCGGCGTCGGCGGTCGAGGGTGTCCTCGTCGAGCTCGCGGGCCTGCCCGAGCTCACCCAGCTCGCGCAGGTCGGCGGCGAGGTTGTTCGCTGTGGCGAGGGTGTGGGGGTGATCGGGGCCGAGGACACGGCGTCGGCGGTCGAGGGTGTCCT
This window harbors:
- a CDS encoding cytochrome P450 — its product is MNIAAFTANPHPTLAGLRATEPVSWVPELGCWLVTSRDAALRVLRDARTFTVDDPRFSTAQVVGPSMLSLDGPAHTAARKPFAGPFRPVEVARRFTPRVAELAADLVAAIRPAGRAELRSRFAGPLAVHVVAETLGLPDVDSTTVLRWYSTFVAAVSDVTAGRPVPAEAAAAFEALAGHVLGGIDENGSLLADVAAGGLGKDEVVSNAAVLLFGGIETTEGMILNLLWHLLRHPDQLAAVRADLDLLPNAVEESLRLEPAAAVVDRYATRDVEVAGAPIRRGDAVTVSLAGANRDPATFPDPDAFDVRRANARKHLAFAHGPHVCLAMDLARLETLIGVRTALVELPGLALDERQPAAPSGLVFRKPQTLHARWTP
- a CDS encoding SagB/ThcOx family dehydrogenase; amino-acid sequence: MADDTHQAAAFHDLTKYYSLSDAEPGDERIGIGDPAVRTAAIWQKDWDIKPFLYKVYETPPPIDLTRDLPDTGPPALEAIAATGAEDSHVVPDRALLGRLGLLTNGSLDRTWTTPDGRVHQYRTAGGTGAQYHLELYFVCTDLADLDAGVYHYSALDHSLRLLRAGDFRGALVEATGNEPSIAAAPVVMAMTSTFWRNAWRYRERAYRHAFWDAGTSLSHILAVAASAHVGTSLVFSYADAAVAELLGIDGRRESAVALVALGRTGTAPPPAPGFGPLDLPTRRLSPAEVTFHAITDMHLASTLRSVEEAAQWRSRRWHRPASLPTGELTELRPLPVDQLDPRPAEQIIFRRRSTRNYDTDVEIPFEAFSTLLQRSTRGVASDVLTPGAPLTDLYLIVNAVQGLAPGVYLHHPARNAVELVRAGTFREQATRIAANQKYAGDAHVNLYYLAHLPSILDRYGDRGYRLAQLEGALHAGKLHLGTHALGLGAVGSTSFDDEVIDFFSPHAAGKDYMFVTVFGKRRRKG
- a CDS encoding aldo/keto reductase produces the protein MIDARTPLPTGRIPGVDRDISRLVMGCDNQRTSSHAAAMFDDFVARGGNAFDTAYHYADGLPERLLGRWIADRGVRDDVVVIGKGAHTPHCDPPSVTSHLFESLERLQTDRVDIYFLHRDNVDVPVGEFVDVLDEHAEAGRIGVFGGSNWTIERIEEANAYAAAHGKRGFAAVSNHFGLARALDVPWAGCEHVTDDADRQWFERTATPLFPWSSQARGFFTGRAAPDDRSDAELVRCYYSDGNFERLARARTLGAELGVAPTAIALAYVLAQPFPTFALIGPRSVDETCSSTDAARVQLTPEQVAWLDLREQGL
- a CDS encoding tetratricopeptide repeat protein, which encodes MPWPFSRRPTLDADHPDALAEAHNHAVELGARGQHQQARELDEDTLDRRRRVLGPDHPHTLATANNLAADLRELGELGQARELDEDTLDRRRRVLGDDHLGTLANASTLAGDYRALGDFRKARELDELAFLGRLRVLGGDDIQTLESAHFLGTDLRALGEFQRARELDEDSLARRRRILGDDHPDTLANAHNLAIDLRELGEHQRARELDEDTLARRRRILGDDHPKTLNSANNLAADLHALGDHQRARDIDRDTLDRRRRVLGDQHPGTLANARALAEHLRALGDPQAAAAVLATFGLAPEATGPSPNGG